A stretch of DNA from Sulfolobales archaeon:
ATATTCTTCATGATAATATCCTTCGCATATCAAGGCGGTATACCGATGGTTGGGATAGATATATTGATCTTAAGCGGGTTGGTGGTATATCTAACAGTATTAGCTACTTTATCACTAGCTCTGCCTATTATAGTGAGATCCTCCACGGTAAGAACAGCTCAAGTCGCTTCATCAATCATAACCATAGTATCTACCATAGCTTATTTCTCTGTACTCTTTGTAGATTACTACTCCTTAGATCAAGGTCTTCAATATCTTCTACTTCTAATACCCTACACAGCCAGTATCATAGCCATTCAGATGTACTCGCTAGGAGATGTAATTATGACACTGGTTGCTATGCTTTCACTTGCTATCTTCTCAATTTCTCTAATAATTCTAACAACACGCATATTAGATGAAGAGAAAATGCTTATGAAACCTCTCTAATAAAATCTAATAAAAAGATCTATTGATTTAGATAGTGTTCCGATACTAAGCTATTACGTATACTCCTCTCTCAACTCTTTTTACAAGACCCTTCTTAAGAAGTCTATTAAGAGCTCCTCTAACAGTGTTGTAATTTAATCCTGTAACCTTGCTAATCTCTTTTGGTGTCATTCTGTTTTTCCCTTTTAGAGCGTCTAGGATTTTCTGAGTGCTACTCATACGATCACCATATAGAATCAGATCTTAGAAGGTTTATAAATGTTACGTTTTGATCTG
This window harbors:
- a CDS encoding winged helix-turn-helix transcriptional regulator, yielding MSSTQKILDALKGKNRMTPKEISKVTGLNYNTVRGALNRLLKKGLVKRVERGVYVIA